A single window of Leopardus geoffroyi isolate Oge1 chromosome D4, O.geoffroyi_Oge1_pat1.0, whole genome shotgun sequence DNA harbors:
- the ZNF483 gene encoding zinc finger protein 483, with protein sequence MTAISPDPQTLASSEPNKVLRMDTPGDQEAIRRGDATDPETFRQRFRWFCYSEVAGPRKALNQLWELCIQWLRPDIHTKEQILELLVFEQFLTILPGEIRIWVKSQRPESSEEVVTLIEDLTQTLEEKEDPASQESVISEEENPEENKMVSVLPSAESRESITFKDVAVNFSRGEWRKLEPFQKELFKEVLLENFRSLEFLGFAVSKLDLISQLKWVELPWLLEKEVSKGSRPECEPRGELKESFRNQDALLDESTLNKIIERCLMGGDHGLMGESRKRSSKEYSQGTVTQKKTHGRGSKGEEFDPDKSPFGSNFKQTSDIIKHLRVYLRKKSRKYNECKKPFSFHSDLMNRKEHTGEKPRKCNEGRKALGQSSSLTEHQKHQKMGRNLGRKAQKCSNCGIAFTRSLSLTKRRNCTICEKCWKNLHQDASSDKDEGAEMGEKTHKCSKCGKAFGYSASLTKHRRIHTGEKPYMCNECGKAFSDSSSLTPHHRTHSGEKPYKCDDCGKAFTLSAHLIKHQRVHTGEKPYKCKECGRPFSDSSSLIQHQRIHTGEKPYTCNNCGKSFSHSSSLSKHQRIHTGEKPYKCGECGKAFRQNSCLTRHQRIHTGEKPYLCNDCGMTFSHFTSVIYHQRLHSGEKPYKCTQCEKAFPTHSLLSRHQRIHTGVKPYKCKECGKSFSQSSSLNEHHRIHTGEKPYECNYCGATFSRSSILVEHLKIHTGRREYECNECEKTFKSNSGLIRHRGFHSGE encoded by the exons ATGACAGCCATCTCCCCGGACCCTCAAACTCTGGCCTCAAGTGAACCAAACAAGGTCCTAAGAATGGATACTCCTGGGGATCAAGAAGCTATCCGGAGAGGAGACGCGACTGACCCAGAGACTTTTAGACAGAGGTTCAGGTGGTTTTGTTACTCAGAAGTGGCTGGACCCAGAAAAGCCCTGAATCAGCTCTGGGAGCTCTGCATTCAGTGGCTGAGACCAGACATCCACACAAAAGAACAGATTTTAGAGCTTTTGGTGTTTGAGCAATTCCTGACCATTTTGCCTGGGGAGATCAGGATATGGGTAAAGTCACAACGTCCTGAGAGTAGTGAGGAAGTAGTGACCCTCATAGAGGATTTGACCCAAACACTTGAAGAAAAGGAAG ATCCAGCCTCTCAAGAGTCTGTTATTTCTGAAGAGGAGAaccctgaagaaaataaaatggtttctgtCCTTCCAAGTGCTGAGTCCCGG GAGTCCATAACATTCAAGGATGTGGCTGTGAACTTTTCCAGAGGAGAGTGGAGAAAACTGGAGCCTTTTCAAAAGGAGCTCTTTAAGGAAGTGCTACTGGAGAACTTTAGGAGCCTAGAATTTTTGG GCTTTGCAGTTTCCAAATTAGATTTGATTTCCCAGCTTAAGTGGGTTGAACTGCCATGGCTGCTGGAAAAAGAAGTCTCAAAAGGCTCCAGACCAG agtGTGAACCTAGAGGTGAATTGAAGGAATCCTTTCGAAATCAAGATGCTCTCCTGGATGAatcaactttaaataaaataatagaaagatgCCTAATGGGTGGGGATCATGGCTTAATGGGAGAATCCCGGAAGCGTAGCAGTAAGGAATATTCACAAGGCACAGTCACACAAAAGAAAACTCATGGGAGAGGCAGTAAGGGTGAGGAATTTGACCCAGATAAGAGCCCCTTTGGAAGTAATTTCAAACAAACCTCGGACATAATTAAACATCTGAGAGTCTACTTAAGGAAGAAATCTCGGAAGTATAATGAATGCAAGAAACCCTTCAGTTTTCATTCAGACCTTATGAACCGCAAAGAACACACTGGAGAAAAGCCACGGAAATGTAACGAAGGCAGGAAAGCCCTAGGTCAGTCTTCATCTCTTACTGAACATCAGAAACATCAGAAAATGGGGAGGAATTTGGGGAGGAAGGCCCAGAAATGCAGTAACTGTGGGATAGCCTTTACACGAAGCTTGTCCCTTACTAAGAGAAGAAACTGCACtatatgtgaaaaatgttggaaaaatctACATCAAGATGCATCCTCAGATAAAGATGAGGGAGCTGAGATGGGAGAGAAGACCCACAAATGTAGcaaatgtggaaaagccttcggCTATAGTGCCTCCCTGACCAAACATAGGAGAATTCACACAGGGGAAAAACCCTATATGTGCAATGAATGCGGAAAAGCTTTCAGTGACAGTTCATCCCTCACGCCACATCACAGAACTCATAGTGGAGAGAAACCCTACAAATGTGATGATTGTGGAAAAGCTTTCACCCTGAGTGCCCACCTCATTAAACATCAGAGAgttcatactggagaaaaaccctacaaatgtaaagaatgtgggagACCCTTCAGTGACAGTTCATCTCTTATTCAACATCAGcgaattcatactggagaaaaaccctACACGTGTAACAATTGTGGAAAGTCCTTCAGTCACAGCTCATCCCTTTCCAAACATCAGAggattcatactggagagaaaccctataaatgtggtgaatgtggaaaagcctttagACAGAATTCTTGCCTTACTCGAcatcagagaatccacactggagaAAAACCCTATTTGTGTAATGACTGTGGGATGACTTTCAGCCATTTTACATCTGTCATTTATCACCAGAGGCTTCATTCGGGAGAAAAACCCTACAAGTGTACCCAGTGTGAGAAAGCCTTCCCTACCCATTCGCTCCTCAGTCGTCATCAGAGAATCCATACTGGTGTaaaaccttataaatgtaaaGAGTGTGGAAAATCGTTCAGTCAGAGTTCATCTCTCAATGAACATCAtcgaattcatactggagagaagcccTATGAATGTAACTACTGTGGAGCAACCTTCAGCCGCAGCTCAATCCTGGTAGAACACCTAAAAATTCATACCGGAAGGAGAGAATATGAATGTAACGAATGTGAAAAGACATTTAAGAGTAACTCAGGCCTCATCAGACATCGGGGATTTCACTCTGGAGAGTAG